One genomic window of Acomys russatus unplaced genomic scaffold, mAcoRus1.1, whole genome shotgun sequence includes the following:
- the LOC127186620 gene encoding keratin, type II microfibrillar, component 5-like, whose translation MKATVQKCVQTPRHSKEALNRLNQAIQQLRTEPCELEKGKDLEALQDVASGSAKGKLAWLEAALQRAKQDMARQLREYQELMIVKLGLDFEIATYRRLLEGEERRLGLGLGPGSVGK comes from the exons ATGAAGGCCACCGTGCAGAAGTGTGTGCAGACCCCGAGGCACAGCAAGGAGGCCCTGAACAGGCTTAACCAGGCTATCCAGCAGCTGAGGACGGAG CCTTGTGAACTGGAGAAAGGCAAAGATTTGGAGGCCCTGCAGGATGTGGCCTCAGGCAGTGCTAAGGGAAAACTGGCCTGGCTGGAGGCTGCCTTGCAGCGAGCCAAGCAGGACATGGCCCGGCAGCTACGTGAGTACCAGGAGCTCATGATTGTCAAGCTCGGCCTGGACTTCGAGATCGCCACCTACCGCAGGCTGCTGGAGGGCGAGGAGAGGAG GCTTGGTCTGGGACTTGGGCCAGGGAGTGTGGGTAAGTGA